A part of Octopus sinensis linkage group LG7, ASM634580v1, whole genome shotgun sequence genomic DNA contains:
- the LOC115214127 gene encoding ribosomal RNA-processing protein 8-like isoform X1 → MDGRRKVDLVSATVFFFFWLIMPSSSESDIPDPFLTKRRKKRKIIHKKASSSQKSVSASASEVVSKITNLSRYLPSNKLTEKSKNKKRWKDIRKQNQKVDSIVLKKSQGVCKSKNLPKGKGLKKLQLAMGVKCSKDEKKDKQAEHIHKLQEKLNAARFRYLNEKLYTETGQKSYIYFQSDKEAFKIYHSGFQSQVKKWPVNPLEKILDYVRQTPRSSKVVDFGCGEALLAQNVPHEVFSYDLVALNKHVTACDMAHVPLKIASMDTAVFCLSLMGTNMVDYIAEAARVLKHKGILLVAEVVSRFKKQLDFVREIEKMGFSHLSTSSYKLFVIMKFMRDSSKPKKDKQNISLSLKPCVYKKR, encoded by the exons ATGGATGGACGCCGCAAAGTGGACTTGGTGTcggcaactgtttttttttttttttg GTTAATAATGCCTTCATCTAGTGAAAGTGATATACCTGATCCATTTTTAACTAAACGtcgaaaaaagaggaaaattatacataaaaaggCATCCAGTTCTCAGAAATCAGTTTCTGCCAGTGCAAGTGAAGTTGTATCTAAAATCACCAACTTATCAAGATATCTACCTTCAAACAAGCTAACTGAAAAGAGCAAGAataagaaaagatggaaggatatTAGAAAGCAAAATCAAAAGGTTGATAGCATTGTTCTGAAGAAAAGCCAGGGGGTTTGCAAAAGCAAAAATTTGCCCAAAGGAAAGGGTTTAAAGAAATTACAATTGGCAATGGGTGTAAAATGTTCAAAAGATGAGAAGAAAGACAAGCAAGCTGAGCACATTCATAAATTACAAGAGAAACTTAATGCTGCAAGGTTCCgttatttaaatgaaaaattatatactGAGACTGGACAGAAATCATACATTTATTTCCAGTCTGACAAAGAAGCATTCAAAATATATCACAGTGGTTTCCAAAGTCAGGTGAAAAAATGGCCTGTGAATCCTCTTGAAAAAATCCTTGATTATGTACGACAGACACCACGCTCATCGAAAGTTGTAGACTTTGGTTGTGGTGAGGCTCTGCTAGCACAAAATGTCCCACATGAAGTGTTCTCGTATGATCTTGTGGCTTTGAACAAACATGTCACTGCTTGTGATATGGCACATGTGCCACTCAAGATTGCCAGTATGGATACAGctgtcttttgtttgtctttgatGGGTACCAATATGGTTGACTACATTGCTGAAGCTGCTCGGGTACTGAAACACAAAGGTATCTTGCTGGTTGCTGAAGTGGTCAGTCGATTCAAGAAACAGCTTGACTTTGTgagagaaattgagaaaatggGTTTCTCACATTTGTCAACTTCCAGTTACAAACTGTTTGTGATAATGAAATTTATGAGAGATTCTTCAAAACCTAAAAAAGACAAACAGAACATTTCTTTAAGCTTAAAGCCATGTGTATATAAGAAGAGATGA
- the LOC115214127 gene encoding ribosomal RNA-processing protein 8-like isoform X2: protein MTLRLIMPSSSESDIPDPFLTKRRKKRKIIHKKASSSQKSVSASASEVVSKITNLSRYLPSNKLTEKSKNKKRWKDIRKQNQKVDSIVLKKSQGVCKSKNLPKGKGLKKLQLAMGVKCSKDEKKDKQAEHIHKLQEKLNAARFRYLNEKLYTETGQKSYIYFQSDKEAFKIYHSGFQSQVKKWPVNPLEKILDYVRQTPRSSKVVDFGCGEALLAQNVPHEVFSYDLVALNKHVTACDMAHVPLKIASMDTAVFCLSLMGTNMVDYIAEAARVLKHKGILLVAEVVSRFKKQLDFVREIEKMGFSHLSTSSYKLFVIMKFMRDSSKPKKDKQNISLSLKPCVYKKR from the exons ATGACATTAAG GTTAATAATGCCTTCATCTAGTGAAAGTGATATACCTGATCCATTTTTAACTAAACGtcgaaaaaagaggaaaattatacataaaaaggCATCCAGTTCTCAGAAATCAGTTTCTGCCAGTGCAAGTGAAGTTGTATCTAAAATCACCAACTTATCAAGATATCTACCTTCAAACAAGCTAACTGAAAAGAGCAAGAataagaaaagatggaaggatatTAGAAAGCAAAATCAAAAGGTTGATAGCATTGTTCTGAAGAAAAGCCAGGGGGTTTGCAAAAGCAAAAATTTGCCCAAAGGAAAGGGTTTAAAGAAATTACAATTGGCAATGGGTGTAAAATGTTCAAAAGATGAGAAGAAAGACAAGCAAGCTGAGCACATTCATAAATTACAAGAGAAACTTAATGCTGCAAGGTTCCgttatttaaatgaaaaattatatactGAGACTGGACAGAAATCATACATTTATTTCCAGTCTGACAAAGAAGCATTCAAAATATATCACAGTGGTTTCCAAAGTCAGGTGAAAAAATGGCCTGTGAATCCTCTTGAAAAAATCCTTGATTATGTACGACAGACACCACGCTCATCGAAAGTTGTAGACTTTGGTTGTGGTGAGGCTCTGCTAGCACAAAATGTCCCACATGAAGTGTTCTCGTATGATCTTGTGGCTTTGAACAAACATGTCACTGCTTGTGATATGGCACATGTGCCACTCAAGATTGCCAGTATGGATACAGctgtcttttgtttgtctttgatGGGTACCAATATGGTTGACTACATTGCTGAAGCTGCTCGGGTACTGAAACACAAAGGTATCTTGCTGGTTGCTGAAGTGGTCAGTCGATTCAAGAAACAGCTTGACTTTGTgagagaaattgagaaaatggGTTTCTCACATTTGTCAACTTCCAGTTACAAACTGTTTGTGATAATGAAATTTATGAGAGATTCTTCAAAACCTAAAAAAGACAAACAGAACATTTCTTTAAGCTTAAAGCCATGTGTATATAAGAAGAGATGA
- the LOC115214127 gene encoding ribosomal RNA-processing protein 8-like isoform X3, giving the protein MPSSSESDIPDPFLTKRRKKRKIIHKKASSSQKSVSASASEVVSKITNLSRYLPSNKLTEKSKNKKRWKDIRKQNQKVDSIVLKKSQGVCKSKNLPKGKGLKKLQLAMGVKCSKDEKKDKQAEHIHKLQEKLNAARFRYLNEKLYTETGQKSYIYFQSDKEAFKIYHSGFQSQVKKWPVNPLEKILDYVRQTPRSSKVVDFGCGEALLAQNVPHEVFSYDLVALNKHVTACDMAHVPLKIASMDTAVFCLSLMGTNMVDYIAEAARVLKHKGILLVAEVVSRFKKQLDFVREIEKMGFSHLSTSSYKLFVIMKFMRDSSKPKKDKQNISLSLKPCVYKKR; this is encoded by the coding sequence ATGCCTTCATCTAGTGAAAGTGATATACCTGATCCATTTTTAACTAAACGtcgaaaaaagaggaaaattatacataaaaaggCATCCAGTTCTCAGAAATCAGTTTCTGCCAGTGCAAGTGAAGTTGTATCTAAAATCACCAACTTATCAAGATATCTACCTTCAAACAAGCTAACTGAAAAGAGCAAGAataagaaaagatggaaggatatTAGAAAGCAAAATCAAAAGGTTGATAGCATTGTTCTGAAGAAAAGCCAGGGGGTTTGCAAAAGCAAAAATTTGCCCAAAGGAAAGGGTTTAAAGAAATTACAATTGGCAATGGGTGTAAAATGTTCAAAAGATGAGAAGAAAGACAAGCAAGCTGAGCACATTCATAAATTACAAGAGAAACTTAATGCTGCAAGGTTCCgttatttaaatgaaaaattatatactGAGACTGGACAGAAATCATACATTTATTTCCAGTCTGACAAAGAAGCATTCAAAATATATCACAGTGGTTTCCAAAGTCAGGTGAAAAAATGGCCTGTGAATCCTCTTGAAAAAATCCTTGATTATGTACGACAGACACCACGCTCATCGAAAGTTGTAGACTTTGGTTGTGGTGAGGCTCTGCTAGCACAAAATGTCCCACATGAAGTGTTCTCGTATGATCTTGTGGCTTTGAACAAACATGTCACTGCTTGTGATATGGCACATGTGCCACTCAAGATTGCCAGTATGGATACAGctgtcttttgtttgtctttgatGGGTACCAATATGGTTGACTACATTGCTGAAGCTGCTCGGGTACTGAAACACAAAGGTATCTTGCTGGTTGCTGAAGTGGTCAGTCGATTCAAGAAACAGCTTGACTTTGTgagagaaattgagaaaatggGTTTCTCACATTTGTCAACTTCCAGTTACAAACTGTTTGTGATAATGAAATTTATGAGAGATTCTTCAAAACCTAAAAAAGACAAACAGAACATTTCTTTAAGCTTAAAGCCATGTGTATATAAGAAGAGATGA